The Thermococcus eurythermalis genomic sequence ATATCTCCTTGAAGGGTCTGTGCCTGACGTTCCCGACTGGCAAAGGAAGGAAGACGCAGGGAACGACGCTTCCGTCGGGCTCTATCCCCGCGTAAATCCTGCCGGCTCCACATCCTCCTATGAACTCTGCGAGAGTTTTCACGGCGTTGTTCTCGCCTATGTAGAAGTGCGCCGGCGTGACGCTCTTTCCCTGACTCATGAGCAGGGTAACGCGCGCGTACTGCGGCGCCGTTGTGAGTATCTCAAGCTTCCTCTTCTTCATCTGGCGGTAGACTTCCTTCATGAACTCCTCGCGCTCCTCCGGCGAGAGGTCCACCTTGACCATGTCCTCTGCCCTTCCCGTCGGCACGAGGTTGAAGAATATGACGCGCTTGACGCCTATGCTCTCCGCCAAGTCGAGTATGTCGTCTATCTCCTGATAGGTTTCCCTGTCCATTATCGTGGCCATCCCGTGGCTTATCCCAAGTTCAACGGCGTTTTCTAAAGCTTTTACCGCGTGCTCCCACGCGCCAGGAATCCCGCGAAACTCATCGTGCTTCTCGGGCTTTGCGGAATCAACGCTGACCTCAACATACTTTATTCCCGCCTTAACTGCCTTCTCAAGCTCCTCCTTCCTAGCGAAAGTCCAGCCGTTCGTGGCAACGGAGGTGTGTATCCCCCTGCTCGACAGCTCCCTGACGATTCTGAGGAAGTGCGGGTGTATCGTCGGCTCGCCGCCGCTCAAAGCCACGGCCGCGACACCGGCTTTGTCGAGCTGGTCAACGAGGTTCAGCTTCTCTTCGAGGCTGAGCTCGCTCGGTAGCGGTTTATCCGCCCTCTGGTAGCAGTGCTGGCAGCGGAAGTTGCACATGTTGGTGAAGTTCCAGACGATGAGGAAAGGCCCAGCGAGGCGCTGGGGGACGGTTACTCCGTACTTCGCTATGCCCTCGAGGACGACCCATATTCCGCGCCTTATGTGCGGATCTCTCAGCAGTGCCTCCTTAACGGCCTCCTCGTCGCCGTGGGCGAGCTTTATGCCGAGTTTGAGCAGGAGCTTTATCGTGTCCGCCTGGAAGCGAACCATCATCGGCGCGTTTATGCTCTCCCCCGCGTAGATGCTGAGGGCCTAGTACAAAGCAGGGAGCTCACGTCCGTTGATTTTGTACTTTTTGAGGCTCGGCCTTATGAGTGCCCTCGCTATTGGATTCCCGAGGATGAGCTTGAAGGCCCTCAGCGCGGTGGTGAGCGAGTTCCCTTCGTTTTCTTCGGATTCAACCTCTTCGACATCTATTGAAGGATTCATAGCTTTTGGAAACGGCTCTTTTATCGTTTTCGGAGCCTTCACCTCCACTACCTCCAATTATGGGTTTGGCAAGATGTGTTTAAAGGTTTCGATATAAATGATTTGTAGTTTATGTTAATTTTTTCTGATATGTTTAATATAACTGAAAGATTTAAATACTTGTCATTCCATTCATCGGTTGAAGAACCTGGAGGTGAAAGCCATGGCGTCCGCGAAGACTGGAATGTGGACCGCCCTGCTGGGTGCCCTTTTGATATTGATAGACGGAATAGCCGTCTTAACCACGGGAAACTTCTACGGCTGGCACTACGGCAGCGCATCAACGGTCGGCTGGGTGGAAATAATCCTCAGCCTGATAATGATGGGGCTGGCGTACTACTACAAGAGCAACAAGAGCCTTGTGGGATGGAGCGTAGTGATTTTAGCGCTGATAACGATGCCCTTCGACGGTGGCTTCTGGCTGATAGGTGCAATTATTGCCCTGATAGGAGGAATCATAATAGCAACCGCCAAGGAATGAATCCGGGCCCTTTTAGTTTTCTGCTTTCGTGCCTTTACACTTATAAGCCCTTTTTCAATTTTTTAAAGGGGGATGAGCATGAAGGCTAGAACGGAGCGCAGGAAGTTCATAGAGATTGTCGAGCGAATCATGGTTCGCTGGGGTTACACGGCGACCGATGGAAAAGTGTACGCAATCCTACTGCTCTCTAACAGGCCGATGACGATAGCCGAGCTCGCGAAAGAAACGGGTTTGAGCCGCTCTTCGATATCCGTCGCCCTAAGCCGTCTCGTCAGGGAATACCTCGTAACCTGCAGGAGAGAGGGAAGGACGAAGTATTTCACCGCGGTTCCCGCGTTCCTTGAGAAGTTCCTCCACCAGCCAAGGGAAACGCTTGAACGCGAGGTCCGCCCTCTGGAAAAAATCGTTGAGTCCATGATTGAAAAGAGTGACGACGAGATGAGAGGCAGGCTGGAGGCGGTTCTCAGCGACCTGAAAAAGCTTGAGTGCGTTCTCGAACGCATAATCCGTCTGGAAGAAGAGGAAAGTGAGTGCCTCACGAACGGGTGAGGCTCATCTTTAAAGTTTTTACGAACGTCACTGACCAGAGGGCGAGCAGTAACCAAAGCAGGCAGTAGCCGAAGAGCCTCATCAGCTCAAGCCCGAAGACACTTCCCAGGTCCATTGTTGCGTTCGTGAAGGCTCCGAGCGGGAAGATGAAGGCCCACCACGAGAGGCTATAGGGCAGGCTCATGTTTCTGATGTAGTGGAGAGTTAAGGCCACCGCCATAATCAGCCACCAGAAGCCGAGCCCCCACAGGAAGAAGGCGAATATGAAGAGCGGGTCCTTCGAGGTCGCTATGCTCGAGTTGTTCACGAGGGCAAAGAGGGCCGTGATGCTGGCTCCGATGGGTCCGAGGTTCATCCATATGAGCGGGGCCATCTGCGGTGGCATCAGCTCGTGCCTTATGAAGCGGAGCGTCACGACGGCATAGAGGACGAGGTACAGGAAGAAACCCGCGCCCCAGCCGAGGTAGTTAACGATTGTGACGAACTCCTGAGTGTAGCCCGTTGTCGTTCTCGTGAAGGCCGCCCCGAAGGGGAGTATAACGAGGGCAACGGGCGGAATGTACCAAGCGGGTGAGAGGTGCCTGAGGTCAACTTCACCCGCTATGAAAACCTCGTAGGACATCCAGAACGCGAAGATGAACGTCAGGACAAGCCCCCAGAGCCAGAGGTACCACGCCACAGTCTGGTTGTGCAGTACCGCCAAGAACTGGGCCGCTAAAACAATCGTGGCCGCTCCACTCGTTCCGTAGAAGTGCCCCTTCGATGGGTGTCTGAGGTCTTCCAAGGCGTCCTTCCTATATAGAATCCACCTCAGAATCCACGGGATGAGTAGAGCTACGTAGAGGACGACGTTCAGGTACGTCAGGGCGATTCCCACTTCCTTCAGGGGGCTCCAGTATGAGGAGTACTTGTAGGAGGCAATTGCCACTGCGCCGGTTCCCATGACGCTCGCGAACCATGCGGGGTTGAAGTTCCTAACTCTCTCCATATGAACATCCCTCCATTCTTTTTCCTAATCCAGAATTAGGATAGCTTAAAAATTTTTGGTCCCAAAATATTTGATGTGTCGGATTCACCGGACACAAAAGCTTATAAACCGCTTTTCTTTCATTTGGGTGGCAAAAGAAAATGAGGTGAGTCTAATGAACTACCCAGAGCTGGCGCTCATAGCCTTCATCCTGAGCATCGTCTTTTCAATCGGTGGGGTAGGTTCAGCGATAGCGATAGTCCCAGTCATGGGCTGGCTGGGAGTACCTCTTATGACTGCCAAGCCCACTGGTCTCTTCATAAACACGCTCTCCATGTTTTCAGCCACCCTCAAGAACATAAAGCACGGGAAGCTCGACCACCGCTTCGGGCTCCCGATTTTAATCGTCGCAACGGCGATGGCCCCTGTTGGAGCCTACACGGGCAAGTTCATTCCCAAGGTCCACGTCCTCTGGGTTTTTGTCGCGTTTCTCATCTATTCGGGCACGATGATGATTTTCTTCAGGCCCAGAAGAAGAGGGGGCGGTGGAAACCACATTGTCGAGGGCTCTCTCATCGGAGGAATAGCGGGCTTCCTCGGCGGCCTCCTCGGCGTCGGCGGGGGCGGGATAATCAGCCCCGCCCTCATAATGCTCGGCTACGAACCGAAAAAAGTCGCCGCAACGACCGCGCTGGTCGTGTTCTTCTCATCGCTGAGCGGGTTCCTGACCTACTGGGGGATGGGAACGCTGGACTGGGAACTGCTCCTCTGGGTTTCGATTCCAGCTATAGCGGGAGGCTGGCTGGGAACTCATCTCATGCACTTCAAGATGAGCTCGGAGCAGGTAAAAAAGGTGATAGGGGTCATAATGTACCTGATAGCCCTGAAAACGCTCCTCGTGGCTATGGGTTGAACTCGCTCTCGGTTCCCTCCACCTTTTCCTCCTTTTTCTCCCTCAGTGGCTTCGTTATATCGAAGGCCTTTCTTATTATGTTGTTCTCGATGATGAGCTTTTTGACATACTCCTTCGGCGGGAACTCTATCGCGTCGCAGGGGCAGAGCGTTGCGCACGTTGAACAGCCGACCATACAGTTGTAGGGCCTCGCAACGACGGGCTTCCCTTTCTCCCTGTCCCAGTCGAAGACGCGCCTTCCACAGGTTATAAAGCAGATTCCACACCCCGCGCATCTGTCGTAGTTTATCTTCGGGTACCACTCTATATCCTTCCTGTCAACGCCCCACCAGGGGATGACGCTCAGGTCTTTGACTGGCCTTCCAAGGGCATCTTTCCCTATGACGGGAGCTTCTCCTCCGGACATTTTATCACCTCCATAGGGAGTTGTCCAAATTGGTTTAAAATAATTTTCATATGTTATTGTTTTCAACTAAAAGTTCTGGACGAAGTTGTCCAGAAAAATTTAAATTATTTTCACATGAAAGCTTCTTGATAGAAATGCTCTGCCTGAGGAACGTTGAATACTCTCAAAACGGCAGGAGAATACTACGCTCGATAAACATGACCTTCAGGGATGGAATGAGCTACTCGATACTCGGGCCAAACGGCGCGGGGAAATCAACGATAGCCCGTATTTTGATGGGGGAGCTTAGACCAACCTCGGGTCAGGTTCTCCTCGATGGGGAGGACGTAACAGGGCTGAGCGTTACGGAGAGGGCAAAGCGGGGAATAAGCATGGCCTGGCAGGAGCCGGCCCGATACGAGGGGATAACCGTGAGGAACTACCTCACCCTTGGCGGGAAGCTCAAAATTGGCGAGGACGAGATAAGGGAAGTTCTTGAGCTCGTTGGCCTTCCCTACGAGCGCTACGCCCATCGTTTTGTGGACAAAAGTCTGAGCGGTGGCGAGAGGAAGAGGGTGGAGCTTGCGTCACTCCTCCTACTGAAACCGAGGTACGTCATCCTTGATGAACCCGACTCGGGCCTCG encodes the following:
- a CDS encoding sulfite exporter TauE/SafE family protein → MNYPELALIAFILSIVFSIGGVGSAIAIVPVMGWLGVPLMTAKPTGLFINTLSMFSATLKNIKHGKLDHRFGLPILIVATAMAPVGAYTGKFIPKVHVLWVFVAFLIYSGTMMIFFRPRRRGGGGNHIVEGSLIGGIAGFLGGLLGVGGGGIISPALIMLGYEPKKVAATTALVVFFSSLSGFLTYWGMGTLDWELLLWVSIPAIAGGWLGTHLMHFKMSSEQVKKVIGVIMYLIALKTLLVAMG
- a CDS encoding GbsR/MarR family transcriptional regulator, whose product is MKARTERRKFIEIVERIMVRWGYTATDGKVYAILLLSNRPMTIAELAKETGLSRSSISVALSRLVREYLVTCRREGRTKYFTAVPAFLEKFLHQPRETLEREVRPLEKIVESMIEKSDDEMRGRLEAVLSDLKKLECVLERIIRLEEEESECLTNG
- the tdt gene encoding TDT family transporter, whose product is MERVRNFNPAWFASVMGTGAVAIASYKYSSYWSPLKEVGIALTYLNVVLYVALLIPWILRWILYRKDALEDLRHPSKGHFYGTSGAATIVLAAQFLAVLHNQTVAWYLWLWGLVLTFIFAFWMSYEVFIAGEVDLRHLSPAWYIPPVALVILPFGAAFTRTTTGYTQEFVTIVNYLGWGAGFFLYLVLYAVVTLRFIRHELMPPQMAPLIWMNLGPIGASITALFALVNNSSIATSKDPLFIFAFFLWGLGFWWLIMAVALTLHYIRNMSLPYSLSWWAFIFPLGAFTNATMDLGSVFGLELMRLFGYCLLWLLLALWSVTFVKTLKMSLTRS
- a CDS encoding 4Fe-4S dicluster domain-containing protein, whose protein sequence is MSGGEAPVIGKDALGRPVKDLSVIPWWGVDRKDIEWYPKINYDRCAGCGICFITCGRRVFDWDREKGKPVVARPYNCMVGCSTCATLCPCDAIEFPPKEYVKKLIIENNIIRKAFDITKPLREKKEEKVEGTESEFNP
- a CDS encoding ATP-binding cassette domain-containing protein, encoding MLCLRNVEYSQNGRRILRSINMTFRDGMSYSILGPNGAGKSTIARILMGELRPTSGQVLLDGEDVTGLSVTERAKRGISMAWQEPARYEGITVRNYLTLGGKLKIGEDEIREVLELVGLPYERYAHRFVDKSLSGGERKRVELASLLLLKPRYVILDEPDSGLDITAGKLIEVILDRFRKCGTTVILITHHEGIALKTDFAYFVCGGRIVRKGFSQEVVDYYRKTCRRCSFAEG
- a CDS encoding radical SAM/SPASM domain-containing protein; translation: MMVRFQADTIKLLLKLGIKLAHGDEEAVKEALLRDPHIRRGIWVVLEGIAKYGVTVPQRLAGPFLIVWNFTNMCNFRCQHCYQRADKPLPSELSLEEKLNLVDQLDKAGVAAVALSGGEPTIHPHFLRIVRELSSRGIHTSVATNGWTFARKEELEKAVKAGIKYVEVSVDSAKPEKHDEFRGIPGAWEHAVKALENAVELGISHGMATIMDRETYQEIDDILDLAESIGVKRVIFFNLVPTGRAEDMVKVDLSPEEREEFMKEVYRQMKKRKLEILTTAPQYARVTLLMSQGKSVTPAHFYIGENNAVKTLAEFIGGCGAGRIYAGIEPDGSVVPCVFLPLPVGNVRHRPFKEIWENSRIFNILRDRDSWEGQCGRCPYKYICGGCRARPTTTRST